One window of Thermocoleostomius sinensis A174 genomic DNA carries:
- the aroH gene encoding chorismate mutase encodes MNVGWKVRAIRGAITVSENTIDAIRDAVIELLDDLERHNAIDPDDIVSVTFSVTRDLDAVFPAAIARHRPHWQNVPLLDVQQMYVPGSLERCIRCLIHINVPDPFVKIHHSYLRQARELRPDLVGVRLGE; translated from the coding sequence ATGAACGTGGGCTGGAAAGTGCGGGCAATTCGTGGGGCAATTACTGTGTCAGAAAATACGATCGATGCCATCCGAGACGCAGTTATAGAACTACTCGATGATTTAGAGCGCCACAATGCGATCGACCCCGACGATATTGTCAGCGTCACCTTTTCGGTTACGCGCGATCTCGATGCGGTGTTTCCAGCCGCCATTGCCCGCCATCGCCCCCATTGGCAAAATGTGCCCTTGCTAGACGTACAACAAATGTATGTGCCGGGTAGCCTAGAACGCTGTATCCGCTGTCTAATTCACATCAATGTGCCTGACCCCTTTGTAAAAATTCATCATTCCTATTTGCGCCAAGCGAGAGAACTGCGTCCAGATCTGGTCGGAGTCAGATTAGGAGAGTAG